In Phocoena phocoena chromosome 3, mPhoPho1.1, whole genome shotgun sequence, a single window of DNA contains:
- the MADCAM1 gene encoding mucosal addressin cell adhesion molecule 1: MEQGLALLLPLFLGLLQLGRGGPLEVEPPEPEVAVAVGESLQFTCRLACEDGRAASVQWRGLDTSLGAVQSGAGSSVLSVLNASLSAAGPRVCVGSCGDVAFQHIVQLLVFAFPDQLTVAPEALVAGPDQEVSCTAYNVTPADPDTLSMSLLLGDQELEGVEALRDMTEEPQEGEGPLFQVTQRWLLPTLGTPTPPSLHCQATMRLPGLELSRRRPIPVLQGLTSLEPPVMTPPEPSTTESSEPPVTTSLKPPITTSPEATPEQASTRSPRSPGPVPRNSSTRPCRPEIHQLSAAGSLELLCEVVCGPGVAVRWTRAPGGLAAYETQEVGAQAWLSGGSMLWARCHGDGWFQCCLDPGGQMANLYVASEICSPLTSAYLWTGSLVLGLLLLVFLTYRLWKRCRPTR, from the exons ATGGAGCAGGGCCTCGCCCTCCTGCTTCCCCTCTTTCTGGGGCTGCTGCAGCTGGGCCGCG GTGGGCCGCTGGAGGTGGAGCCCCCCGAGCCCGAGGTGGCGGTGGCCGTGGGCGAGTCGCTACAGTTCACCTGCCGCCTGGCCTGCGAGGACGGCAGGGCGGCCTCGGTGCAGTGGCGGGGCCTGGACACCAGCCTGGGCGCCGTGCAGTCGGGCGCGGGTAGCAGCGTTCTCTCCGTGCTCAACGCCTCGCTGTCGGCTGCGGGGCCCCGCGTGTGCGTGGGCTCCTGCGGGGACGTCGCCTTCCAGCACATCGTGCAGCTCCTGGTGTTCG CCTTCCCGGACCAACTGACTGTGGCCCCAGAGGCCCTGGTGGCTGGGCCGGACCAGGAGGTGTCCTGCACAGCCTACAACGTCACGCCTGCTGACCCTGACACCCTCTCCATGTCCCTGCTCCTGGGAGATCAGGAACTGGAGGGGGTGGAGGCCCTCCGGGATATGACGGAGGAGCCCCAGGAAGGCGAGGGCCCACTGTTCCAAGTGACACAGCGCTGGCTACTGCCCACCTTGGGgacacccaccccaccctccctccactgCCAGGCGACCATGAGGCTGCCCGGCTTGGAGCTGAGCCGCCGCCGGCCCATTCCAG TCCTGCAGGGCCTGACCTCCCTGGAGCCCCCCGTCATGAcccccccagagcccagcaccaCAGAGTCTTCGGAGCCCCCCGTCACGACATCCCTGAAGCCCCCCATCACCACCTCCCCCGAGGCCACCCCAGAGCAGGCCTCCACCCGCAGCCCCAGGAGTCCTGGCCCCGTGCCCCGGAACAGCTCCACCAGGCCCTGCCGCCCTGAGATCCACCAGTTGTCAGCAGCAGGGAGCTTGGAGCTGCTGTGTGAGGTGGTCTGCGGCCCAGGCGTGGCCGTGCGCTGGACCCGGGCCCCTGGCGGGCTGGCGGCCTACGAGACGCAGGAGGTGGGGGCCCAGGCTTGGCTGAGCGGCGGGAGCATGCTGTGGGCCAGATGCCACGGTGACGGCTGGTTCCAGTGTTGCCTGGACCCAGGGGGCCAGATGGCCAACCTGTACGTGGCCTCAGAAATCT GCTCCCCGCTAACGTCTGCATACCTGTGGACGGGCAGCTTGGTTCTGGGGCTGCTTCTCCTGGTGTTCCTGACCTACCGCCTGTGGAAACGCTGCCGGCCCACCAGATGA